The following proteins come from a genomic window of Edaphobacter sp. 4G125:
- a CDS encoding glucoamylase family protein: protein MKVTRRSATRLIAGSLLSGLALPQLSEQFAFAAPRPGALDPASTAFLDEMERQACLYFYEQADPSTGQVLDRANNHTTTGQIDPRFASSIAATGFGLTALCIADSRKYLPANKIRQRILATLQFHLKPMPTEHGFYYHFNDVKTGLPLLNIEVSPIDTAILLCGILTCRAYFKDPKITDLATQIFNRVDWPWMLNEGKTFALGWLPATGFLTPRWDHYAEMMMMYLLAIGSTAHPIDPSYWKNFSRPRVRFGNFNYISGHDPLFIHLYSHAWFDFYRKRDTYADYFANSVTAVRAHKAFCLSLNRGYNDDYWGVTASDWMHGYAAWGGPPLIGPVDGTVVPCATAGSMPFLPHDCLRVLRSLKDKYGQYAWGRYGPCDAFHPSLAWFDADVLGIDLGISLLMIENFRSGFVWKTFMQNMEAQNAMKLVGFRSY, encoded by the coding sequence ATGAAGGTTACGCGGCGAAGCGCTACCCGGCTGATCGCGGGCTCACTTCTCTCCGGTCTTGCTCTCCCGCAGCTGTCGGAGCAGTTTGCCTTTGCAGCTCCGCGTCCGGGTGCGCTCGACCCCGCCTCAACAGCCTTTCTCGATGAGATGGAGCGCCAGGCCTGCCTCTACTTCTACGAACAGGCCGACCCCTCAACCGGCCAGGTGCTGGATCGAGCGAACAACCACACCACCACGGGTCAGATCGATCCGCGCTTCGCCTCAAGCATCGCAGCCACGGGATTTGGGCTAACGGCACTCTGTATCGCCGACAGCCGGAAGTATCTTCCGGCAAACAAGATTCGCCAGCGCATCCTCGCAACGCTTCAGTTCCACTTGAAGCCGATGCCGACCGAGCATGGCTTTTACTATCACTTCAACGATGTGAAGACCGGTCTGCCGCTGTTGAACATCGAAGTCTCACCCATCGATACAGCCATCCTGCTATGCGGAATTCTGACCTGCCGGGCCTACTTCAAAGACCCTAAGATCACCGATCTTGCAACCCAGATCTTCAACCGCGTCGACTGGCCCTGGATGCTGAACGAAGGCAAGACTTTCGCACTAGGCTGGCTGCCAGCAACGGGGTTTCTGACTCCGCGATGGGACCACTATGCCGAGATGATGATGATGTACCTCTTGGCCATCGGTTCGACAGCCCATCCGATCGATCCTTCGTATTGGAAGAACTTCTCTCGTCCACGCGTCCGGTTCGGAAACTTCAATTACATCAGCGGCCATGACCCGCTCTTTATTCATCTCTACTCTCATGCGTGGTTCGACTTCTACCGCAAGCGCGATACATATGCGGATTACTTTGCCAATTCCGTAACGGCGGTTCGCGCACACAAGGCGTTCTGCCTAAGCCTGAACCGCGGATATAACGATGACTACTGGGGAGTGACCGCATCGGACTGGATGCACGGTTACGCGGCCTGGGGAGGCCCCCCGCTGATCGGACCAGTCGACGGCACTGTTGTTCCATGCGCCACGGCAGGATCGATGCCATTCCTTCCGCACGATTGCCTACGCGTCCTTCGTTCGCTCAAAGATAAATACGGCCAGTATGCCTGGGGGCGGTACGGTCCTTGCGATGCGTTCCATCCTTCGCTTGCTTGGTTCGACGCCGACGTACTCGGCATCGATCTCGGCATCAGTCTCCTCATGATCGAAAACTTTCGCTCCGGCTTTGTATGGAAGACCTTCATGCAGAACATGGAAGCCCAAAACGCCATGAAACTGGTTGGGTTCCGCAGTTATTAG
- a CDS encoding ABC transporter ATP-binding protein: MNDSLRPAKAQSPWLERLRALRNVPPVLRILWESGPWVVTWGLILRVFVAVLPFGIAKVAQYIVNGIANVLNGQRLPENFWILVATEVGFNVGLGLLMRVIDYTDALLANRYTEHVSVRVMDQAARLDLTTYENPVFYDRLERARVQATDRLVLIQQMGRLVQQVITTIAFSAALAWASPWLVLLLALGVLPSFLGETHFAFLGYAKNFRQTPAKRQMEYLRQVAGSREGAKEVKLFGLHRFFTDRFKTLANQIYREDVALARKKLFIGGLLGVVGTLGYYGAYVYVIWRTLGRHYDIGQFYFLTTAIQQASSNLQQVFSTASGIADQALFLTDLLAFFEMKPIVDANPNGRHIPERIQQGFEFRDVSFAYPGTSRRILKNFNMKLRPGERIALIGENGQGKTTIVKLITRLYDPTEGQILLDGVDLREYSLEDLHRHIGVIFQDFVRFEMTARENIGIGRIERASNQADLESAAHKSLADTVITKLAGGYDQMLGRRFEGGVELSGGEWQKIALARAYLRDAQLLILDEPTAALDARSELEVFERFAELTEGKMALLISHRFSTVRMADRIVVLSGGRLIEEGNHQQLMASGGVYAGMFEMQAASYR; encoded by the coding sequence ATGAACGATTCTCTACGCCCTGCAAAAGCTCAGAGCCCATGGCTGGAGCGTCTGCGGGCGCTTCGCAACGTTCCCCCTGTACTGCGTATTTTGTGGGAGTCTGGCCCCTGGGTAGTGACGTGGGGACTGATTCTGCGCGTCTTTGTGGCCGTGCTGCCATTTGGGATTGCGAAGGTCGCACAGTACATCGTTAATGGCATCGCCAATGTTCTGAACGGACAAAGGCTCCCCGAAAATTTCTGGATTCTGGTGGCGACAGAGGTGGGGTTCAATGTCGGCCTGGGGTTGCTGATGCGGGTCATTGACTACACAGACGCCCTGCTCGCGAATCGCTATACCGAACACGTGAGCGTCCGCGTCATGGATCAGGCTGCACGCCTCGATCTGACGACCTATGAGAATCCTGTCTTCTACGACCGATTGGAGCGCGCTCGAGTACAGGCGACGGACCGTCTCGTGCTCATCCAGCAGATGGGTCGTCTGGTTCAGCAGGTCATCACGACGATCGCCTTCTCCGCTGCGCTCGCATGGGCCTCTCCCTGGCTTGTGCTGCTGCTTGCTCTCGGAGTTCTTCCATCTTTCCTGGGAGAGACGCACTTCGCCTTTCTTGGATATGCGAAAAACTTCCGCCAGACTCCGGCAAAACGACAAATGGAATATTTGCGTCAGGTGGCAGGCAGCCGCGAAGGAGCCAAAGAGGTCAAGCTCTTCGGCCTGCATCGCTTCTTTACCGATCGCTTCAAGACGCTTGCGAATCAGATTTACCGCGAAGATGTTGCTCTTGCTAGAAAGAAGCTCTTTATCGGTGGTCTGCTGGGGGTCGTTGGAACTCTGGGATACTACGGCGCCTATGTCTACGTGATCTGGCGAACATTGGGAAGGCACTACGATATCGGACAGTTTTACTTCCTCACTACGGCCATTCAGCAGGCGAGCTCTAACCTGCAGCAGGTATTTTCCACTGCATCAGGAATCGCAGACCAGGCGCTCTTCCTTACCGACCTGCTTGCGTTCTTCGAGATGAAGCCGATTGTCGATGCGAATCCGAATGGCCGTCATATTCCGGAGCGCATCCAGCAGGGTTTTGAGTTCCGCGATGTGTCCTTTGCTTATCCGGGTACCTCGCGGAGAATACTCAAAAACTTCAATATGAAGCTTCGCCCCGGAGAGCGCATTGCGCTGATCGGTGAAAACGGACAGGGCAAGACGACAATCGTAAAACTTATTACTCGCTTGTATGACCCCACCGAAGGGCAAATCCTTCTCGATGGTGTCGATCTTCGTGAGTACTCATTGGAAGATCTGCATCGTCATATTGGGGTCATCTTCCAGGACTTTGTGCGCTTCGAGATGACTGCGCGAGAGAACATTGGGATCGGACGCATCGAACGCGCAAGCAATCAAGCCGATCTGGAATCTGCCGCGCATAAGAGCCTCGCGGATACTGTAATCACCAAACTGGCTGGCGGATACGATCAGATGCTGGGCCGAAGATTTGAGGGCGGTGTAGAGTTGTCAGGAGGAGAGTGGCAGAAGATCGCACTGGCACGTGCCTATCTACGTGATGCTCAACTGCTCATTCTCGATGAACCGACGGCGGCGCTGGATGCACGAAGTGAGCTTGAGGTCTTCGAGCGATTTGCGGAGTTGACCGAAGGTAAGATGGCTCTGCTGATCTCGCACCGTTTCTCCACGGTTCGAATGGCTGATCGGATCGTGGTCCTCTCGGGTGGGCGCTTAATTGAAGAAGGAAATCATCAACAATTGATGGCGTCAGGCGGCGTTTACGCCGGAATGTTCGAGATGCAGGCAGCAAGTTACCGGTAA
- a CDS encoding glucoamylase family protein produces the protein MAFSEDLTPAHTTSLTAPVQETASTGLPEEPSVSETELRRHADELAKHLRPQVPGKDHENLVRHLEHLRRWLASRVPVWKQGASTTELTPRLELVESARMFESIIPRGESAASLYHNVPVADRPPAGVLPQIIHIAGSYLTAVNGIWSPGSLSIYIEQMQRHHPLRLREIELLPEALKLSQLEFILNCADNAFAAGELPPIEQSPFSAPIHSLRRMNQIEWRDILEPLVAFDAVLRLDPGGVFARMEEETRAAYRLRIAEFAQHADTNEVQTAQIALELAQTAERMDYSDPRMSKRKSHIGYYLFADGVRELKLRIGFRPAPLERLRELIRAYNEEFYILGTFILALLLITAMILPLIPHHEFWPVMAALLLALLPATQGAVDLVNGIVNVLMKTEALPKLDFSKGIPQEVSTLVVVPTLLMNEKQVEELLEELEARFLSNQDPNLHFALLTDLPDTAARPPQIDEGPLVDLAARTIDALNRKYAGRQAGSFLLLHRHRAFNARQGVWMGWERKRGKLLDLNRFLEGEHDSFPRKAGPLGVLEHIRYVITLDSDTQLPHGTAARMVGTMAHPLNRAIIHPKLRIVTAGYGILQPRVGVSVSSASRSRLAELYSGETGFDVYARAVSDAYQDLFGEGIFTGKGIYDVSAFHEVLNHRFPKNALLSHDLIEGAYARAGLVSDIEVIDDYPSHYSAHMKRKHRWVRGDWQILRWLFNVVPDEYGRLVLNPISTISRWKIIDNLRRSLIEPVAFLLFVFGWFFLPGGALYWTITVLLLILLPGLVQLGFNLSRALFSRSFAAVRDGFKTFISSLSITLLNLIFLPHHMLLSLDAIIRSLIRVFLSGKNLLDWETAAQSETNTGRGQLDTYLKLSPVIALTIAIGLALAHPQSLFAAFPVLVLWALAPAVATWVNSSPRAVEGPLKAAEHKFLERHALLIWRYFLEFGGPENHWLIPDNVEENNLHQVRKLSPTNLGMLLNARQAACEFGFITPAQFAEATLGTLNTYDGLEKQRGHIYNWYDIETLQPISPRIVSAVDSGNLAASFYSLHTGAIELLKKPITREGWLSNSEEAGKQVSNWVTEERKRCRSEWAEFVELYAPWLSQRFDPLFASVAPEPVSLLKTTAYATELEAKLASMPVSPQLQPLTLELCEKLSTAKNRASQLCSELQEITERSNRYADAMQYGFLLVKSRNLLSIGYDGVTGELYGACYDLLASEARMAFFLAVAKGDIAQESWFRLDRSHVLVKGRACLLSWTGTMFEYMMPALWMRLYPNTLITRSLESAVRIQRDHVRNIPWGISESGFAKTDDSGRYGYQAWGIPQVALKYGAEDGPVISPYSTFLALPLLRDEAIENLRRMEATQWVGDYGFYEAADYTEGNEPRMVRSWMAHHQGMSLLAVTNLLREGAFQRWFHANPIVRATELLLHEKPLSKESREALDEALPSKPAGDEEARKVA, from the coding sequence ATGGCATTTTCTGAAGATCTCACGCCGGCACACACAACTTCATTGACCGCTCCTGTTCAGGAGACTGCGTCGACAGGCTTGCCGGAAGAACCATCGGTGAGTGAGACAGAGTTGCGTCGACACGCCGATGAGCTGGCAAAGCATCTTCGTCCCCAGGTTCCCGGTAAAGATCACGAAAACCTCGTGCGCCATCTTGAACATCTTCGGCGTTGGCTCGCCTCCCGCGTACCCGTATGGAAACAAGGAGCCTCAACAACGGAACTGACTCCCAGGTTAGAACTCGTCGAGAGTGCGAGGATGTTTGAGTCGATTATTCCGAGGGGAGAGAGTGCAGCCAGCCTGTATCACAATGTTCCCGTTGCGGATCGGCCTCCTGCGGGCGTTCTTCCCCAAATCATTCATATCGCGGGCAGCTACCTGACTGCGGTCAATGGCATTTGGTCTCCAGGTTCGCTTTCGATTTACATCGAGCAGATGCAGCGTCATCATCCGCTCCGTCTCCGGGAGATCGAACTGTTGCCAGAGGCCCTGAAGCTCTCGCAACTTGAGTTCATTCTCAATTGTGCCGATAACGCGTTTGCCGCTGGAGAGTTGCCTCCCATCGAGCAGTCTCCTTTTTCCGCGCCGATTCACAGTCTGCGGCGTATGAATCAGATCGAGTGGCGAGATATCCTTGAGCCATTGGTAGCCTTCGACGCTGTGCTTCGCCTCGATCCTGGAGGTGTTTTCGCCCGGATGGAGGAAGAGACTCGCGCTGCGTATCGGCTGCGGATCGCAGAATTCGCTCAACACGCAGATACCAATGAAGTCCAGACCGCCCAGATTGCTTTGGAGCTAGCACAGACGGCAGAGCGCATGGACTATTCCGATCCGCGGATGTCGAAGAGAAAATCGCACATCGGCTACTACCTCTTTGCGGATGGTGTGCGCGAACTTAAGCTTCGTATCGGATTTCGCCCTGCGCCACTTGAGCGGTTGCGTGAGCTGATCCGCGCGTACAACGAAGAGTTTTATATTCTGGGCACCTTCATCCTGGCGTTACTTCTCATTACGGCCATGATCCTGCCGCTGATTCCGCATCACGAGTTCTGGCCAGTGATGGCAGCACTGCTTCTTGCTCTGCTTCCAGCAACGCAAGGGGCGGTCGATCTTGTGAACGGCATCGTTAATGTATTGATGAAGACAGAAGCTCTGCCCAAGCTAGACTTCTCCAAGGGCATCCCTCAGGAAGTATCGACTTTAGTTGTGGTGCCGACCCTCCTGATGAACGAAAAGCAGGTGGAAGAACTGCTCGAGGAACTGGAAGCACGTTTTCTTTCCAATCAGGATCCCAATCTGCACTTTGCTCTTCTCACCGATTTGCCGGATACGGCAGCCCGTCCTCCTCAGATCGATGAGGGTCCTCTTGTTGATCTTGCTGCTCGTACAATCGATGCGTTGAATCGGAAATATGCGGGTCGCCAGGCTGGATCGTTCCTGTTGCTGCATCGGCATCGCGCCTTCAACGCTCGCCAGGGCGTGTGGATGGGTTGGGAGCGTAAAAGAGGTAAGCTGCTGGATCTGAATCGCTTTCTCGAAGGAGAGCATGACAGCTTCCCGCGCAAGGCTGGCCCGCTCGGCGTGTTGGAGCACATCCGTTACGTCATTACGCTGGACTCTGATACGCAGCTTCCTCACGGTACCGCAGCCCGCATGGTGGGTACGATGGCGCATCCGCTCAATCGCGCCATCATCCATCCAAAGCTACGCATCGTTACGGCGGGATACGGAATTCTGCAGCCTCGCGTAGGAGTCAGTGTTTCGTCTGCCTCACGATCCCGGCTTGCCGAACTGTACTCGGGAGAGACCGGTTTTGATGTTTATGCCCGCGCAGTATCCGATGCCTACCAGGACCTCTTCGGCGAAGGAATCTTCACAGGGAAAGGGATCTACGATGTCAGCGCCTTCCACGAGGTCCTGAATCATCGTTTTCCAAAGAACGCTCTTCTTTCGCATGACCTGATTGAAGGCGCATATGCACGTGCAGGATTGGTTTCGGATATCGAGGTCATCGACGACTACCCCTCTCACTACTCTGCGCACATGAAGCGGAAACATCGCTGGGTACGTGGAGACTGGCAGATCCTTCGCTGGTTGTTCAATGTCGTGCCGGATGAATATGGACGTCTGGTTCTGAACCCGATCAGCACCATCTCGCGGTGGAAGATTATCGACAATTTGCGTCGCAGTCTCATCGAGCCGGTTGCATTTCTCCTCTTTGTCTTCGGCTGGTTCTTTCTGCCTGGAGGAGCGCTTTACTGGACCATTACAGTTTTACTGCTGATCCTGCTTCCCGGGTTGGTGCAGTTGGGCTTCAATCTGAGTCGAGCGTTATTCAGTAGAAGCTTCGCAGCCGTTCGCGATGGATTTAAAACCTTTATCTCGTCGCTTTCGATTACTCTGCTGAATCTCATCTTCCTTCCGCATCACATGTTGCTGTCGCTCGATGCGATTATTCGTTCGCTGATTCGTGTCTTCCTTTCTGGGAAAAATCTGCTGGATTGGGAGACGGCAGCACAATCGGAAACGAATACTGGGCGAGGTCAGCTCGATACCTACCTGAAGCTCTCGCCTGTTATCGCGCTCACAATTGCGATTGGACTTGCACTTGCGCATCCCCAATCGTTATTTGCGGCCTTTCCTGTCTTGGTGCTATGGGCTCTCGCTCCGGCGGTGGCAACGTGGGTTAACTCATCGCCGCGCGCAGTCGAAGGACCTCTCAAGGCTGCAGAACATAAGTTTCTTGAGCGTCATGCCCTGCTGATCTGGCGGTACTTCCTGGAGTTTGGCGGTCCGGAAAATCACTGGCTCATTCCTGACAACGTGGAAGAGAACAATCTGCATCAGGTGCGGAAACTCTCTCCCACAAATTTAGGGATGTTGTTGAATGCTCGGCAGGCTGCATGTGAGTTCGGTTTCATTACGCCTGCACAGTTTGCCGAAGCGACTCTCGGAACGCTCAACACCTATGATGGGTTGGAAAAGCAGCGCGGCCACATTTACAACTGGTACGACATTGAGACTTTGCAGCCAATCTCGCCGCGCATCGTTTCGGCGGTCGATAGCGGCAACCTGGCTGCGTCCTTTTATTCACTGCATACAGGAGCGATTGAGCTTCTGAAAAAGCCGATTACCCGCGAAGGCTGGCTCTCAAACTCTGAAGAAGCAGGCAAACAGGTTAGTAATTGGGTGACCGAAGAACGGAAGCGGTGTCGAAGTGAATGGGCGGAGTTTGTTGAGCTTTATGCACCCTGGCTGTCCCAACGCTTTGATCCTCTTTTTGCGTCTGTTGCTCCGGAGCCTGTCAGTCTTCTGAAGACTACGGCTTATGCAACGGAGTTGGAAGCGAAACTCGCTTCGATGCCTGTATCGCCACAGTTGCAACCGCTTACCCTCGAGTTATGCGAGAAGCTCTCCACTGCAAAAAATCGTGCATCACAGCTCTGCTCCGAGTTGCAGGAGATCACGGAGCGGTCGAATCGTTATGCCGATGCAATGCAATATGGCTTCCTCCTCGTGAAGTCTCGGAACCTTCTTTCCATTGGATACGACGGTGTAACCGGTGAATTGTACGGTGCCTGTTACGATTTGCTGGCTTCTGAGGCGAGGATGGCTTTCTTTCTCGCTGTCGCGAAGGGAGATATTGCGCAGGAATCGTGGTTCCGGCTCGATCGATCGCATGTCCTCGTCAAAGGGCGAGCCTGCCTGTTGTCGTGGACTGGCACGATGTTCGAGTACATGATGCCTGCATTGTGGATGCGGCTCTATCCCAACACGCTGATCACGCGATCGCTGGAGTCTGCCGTGAGGATTCAACGCGACCATGTCCGTAATATCCCCTGGGGCATTTCGGAATCCGGATTTGCGAAGACCGATGATTCTGGTCGATATGGATATCAGGCCTGGGGTATTCCGCAAGTTGCCCTGAAGTATGGAGCGGAAGATGGCCCAGTGATCTCGCCTTATTCGACGTTCCTTGCTTTGCCGCTTCTGCGCGATGAAGCCATTGAAAATCTTCGGCGAATGGAAGCGACGCAATGGGTGGGTGATTATGGCTTCTACGAGGCCGCGGACTACACCGAAGGTAATGAGCCCAGGATGGTTCGATCATGGATGGCTCACCATCAGGGGATGAGTTTGCTTGCGGTGACTAATCTGCTTCGTGAAGGTGCGTTCCAGCGGTGGTTCCATGCGAATCCGATTGTCCGCGCTACAGAACTGCTGCTGCACGAAAAGCCTCTCAGCAAGGAATCTCGAGAAGCCTTGGATGAGGCGCTTCCCTCGAAGCCTGCTGGAGATGAAGAGGCCCGAAAAGTAGCCTAG
- a CDS encoding GH39 family glycosyl hydrolase — translation MVLHRQRRGSRLFFCIITLTLGMMTIVSAKAQTGEMLRIDAKAQTTPFPHFWERDFGSGRAILSLRESYRKDLRSVKEITDFQTVRFHGIFMDDVGLYDPDRRPVQFAQMKNTTVISPEMMGDYNFSYIDQIYDGLLEQGVRPFVELSFMPKKLASDPAALHPFWYKQNVSPPKDYAQWDAMITAFVQHLVNRYGLDEVSHWNFEVWNEPNIDFWAGKPKQETYFELYAHTALAIKKVSPRLRVGGPATAQAAWVGDFLRHCKEKNIPVDFASSHVYANDSAKDVFHTEENIPRDRMVCRSVRKVHDEITTSPLPKTPLIFSEYNASYANEPNVTDTIYMGPWLATTISQCDGLVESLSYWTFSDVFEEQGVVRTPFYGGFGLIAEDHIQKPAFHAFAMLHQLGDQRIALNSDSALATRRSDGSLAIALWNYAPPDGTGAAYTKPPASRGPERTFTLQLAGVASNAAATILRVDETHGNVIPAYDAMGRPAFPSREEIVKLRDAGKAAPSEHATLKNGTLTIQVPPQGLAVVLISNRKATR, via the coding sequence ATGGTGCTTCATCGGCAGCGGCGAGGCAGCCGCTTGTTTTTCTGCATCATCACTTTAACTCTGGGGATGATGACGATCGTATCGGCAAAAGCGCAAACCGGCGAGATGCTTCGTATCGACGCGAAGGCCCAGACCACTCCCTTTCCTCATTTTTGGGAAAGAGACTTCGGCTCCGGCCGCGCCATCCTCTCCCTGCGTGAGAGTTATCGCAAAGACCTTCGCTCGGTTAAAGAGATCACCGACTTTCAGACCGTGCGTTTCCACGGCATCTTCATGGATGACGTCGGACTGTACGATCCGGATCGCAGGCCAGTTCAGTTCGCTCAGATGAAGAACACCACCGTCATCTCGCCGGAGATGATGGGCGACTACAACTTCTCTTACATCGACCAGATCTATGATGGCCTGCTCGAGCAAGGAGTCCGGCCTTTCGTCGAGCTGAGCTTCATGCCCAAGAAGCTCGCCTCCGATCCGGCTGCGCTCCACCCGTTCTGGTACAAGCAGAATGTCTCGCCCCCGAAGGACTACGCGCAATGGGACGCGATGATCACTGCCTTCGTACAACACTTAGTCAATCGGTACGGGCTGGATGAGGTATCGCACTGGAACTTCGAGGTCTGGAACGAACCTAACATCGACTTCTGGGCCGGAAAGCCAAAGCAGGAAACTTACTTTGAGCTGTACGCCCACACCGCGCTGGCAATCAAGAAAGTAAGCCCGCGTCTCCGTGTCGGTGGACCCGCGACAGCACAAGCTGCATGGGTTGGAGACTTCCTCCGACACTGCAAAGAGAAGAACATTCCAGTCGATTTCGCATCGAGCCACGTCTATGCCAACGACAGCGCGAAAGACGTCTTCCACACGGAAGAAAACATCCCGCGCGATCGCATGGTCTGCCGCTCCGTCCGCAAAGTGCATGATGAGATCACCACTTCACCGCTGCCCAAAACCCCGCTGATCTTCAGTGAGTACAACGCCAGTTACGCCAACGAACCCAACGTCACCGACACCATCTACATGGGGCCGTGGCTGGCGACCACAATCAGCCAGTGCGACGGACTCGTCGAGTCGCTGAGCTATTGGACTTTCTCCGATGTCTTTGAAGAACAGGGTGTTGTCCGGACTCCGTTCTATGGAGGCTTTGGCTTGATCGCTGAAGACCACATCCAGAAGCCGGCCTTCCATGCCTTTGCCATGCTGCACCAGCTCGGCGATCAACGTATTGCGCTGAACTCAGACTCTGCTCTTGCGACACGCCGCTCCGATGGCTCGCTCGCCATCGCGCTCTGGAACTACGCTCCACCGGACGGCACGGGAGCCGCTTATACGAAGCCTCCTGCCAGCCGCGGCCCAGAACGAACGTTCACCTTACAGCTGGCGGGAGTCGCATCCAACGCAGCAGCAACGATTCTGCGCGTCGACGAGACACATGGCAATGTAATCCCTGCCTATGACGCGATGGGCCGGCCGGCGTTTCCTTCACGGGAAGAGATCGTGAAGCTGCGCGATGCTGGAAAAGCAGCGCCTTCCGAACATGCCACCTTGAAAAACGGAACCCTGACGATTCAGGTTCCACCCCAGGGACTTGCTGTAGTCCTCATCAGCAACCGAAAGGCAACACGCTAA
- a CDS encoding GH39 family glycosyl hydrolase — MNCLRLSSLKALLLLPLLGTLSLSAQTITIDANAPTTPFPHFWEEMFGSGRAALVLRQSYLNDLKAVKQVTDFRYVRFHAILHDELGVYNEDEHGNPVYNFAYVNQVYDNLLANGVRPVVEIGFMPKKLAFNPDALHPFWYKQNVSPPKSMEKWDGLITAFAKNLVQRYGIDEVSQWYFEVWNEPNIDFWNGIPRQRSYFELYDHTARDLKAVSPRLRVGGPATAAAQWVSAFLKHTAENNVPVDFVSSHGYADDTVENMFPDDPSVPKDLPMDQRVCRAIGMVRNQMKAAGKPKLPLFWTEWNVPGHNQSRDTTYVGAALANTVRQCDGLVDMMSFWTFSDVFEEGGPGPRPFIGQFGLRAEFGINKPSYYGFALLHQLGDRRIANNSPDIIVTKLSDGSLKIAAWNLVDPDPDSLSKAKPRTLTLVLRGTSASARATTQRVDNEHGNVLPEYAKIGKPDYPTPQQVEQLNRATALPTPEETHLQDHQLTVTLEPNALLLITVTP; from the coding sequence ATGAACTGCCTTCGACTCTCTTCTCTGAAAGCTCTCCTGCTCCTTCCTCTACTTGGTACTCTTTCCCTTTCCGCGCAAACCATCACCATCGATGCCAACGCCCCCACTACTCCCTTCCCTCACTTCTGGGAGGAGATGTTTGGCTCCGGTCGCGCCGCGCTCGTCCTTCGTCAGAGCTACCTCAATGACCTCAAAGCCGTAAAGCAGGTCACCGACTTCCGTTACGTCCGCTTCCACGCCATCCTGCACGATGAGCTCGGCGTCTACAACGAGGACGAACATGGCAACCCCGTCTACAACTTCGCCTACGTCAACCAGGTCTACGACAATCTGCTTGCCAATGGTGTGCGGCCCGTCGTCGAGATCGGCTTCATGCCCAAAAAACTCGCCTTCAATCCCGATGCCCTGCATCCCTTCTGGTACAAGCAAAATGTCTCGCCGCCGAAGTCGATGGAAAAGTGGGATGGCCTCATCACCGCCTTCGCAAAAAATCTAGTGCAGCGATACGGTATCGATGAAGTCTCGCAGTGGTACTTCGAGGTCTGGAACGAACCCAACATCGACTTCTGGAACGGCATCCCTCGCCAGCGAAGCTACTTCGAGCTCTACGATCACACCGCGCGCGACCTCAAGGCTGTAAGCCCTCGTCTGCGTGTTGGAGGCCCTGCAACCGCAGCCGCACAGTGGGTCTCGGCTTTCCTCAAACACACCGCTGAAAACAACGTCCCCGTCGACTTCGTCTCCAGTCACGGTTATGCCGACGATACCGTCGAAAACATGTTCCCCGACGATCCCAGCGTCCCCAAAGATCTCCCCATGGATCAGCGCGTCTGCCGCGCCATCGGCATGGTGCGCAATCAGATGAAGGCCGCAGGTAAACCAAAGCTGCCACTCTTCTGGACAGAGTGGAATGTCCCCGGGCATAACCAGTCGCGCGATACCACCTACGTCGGCGCGGCTCTCGCCAACACTGTTCGTCAGTGCGACGGCCTCGTCGACATGATGTCCTTCTGGACCTTCTCCGACGTCTTTGAAGAAGGTGGCCCTGGCCCTCGTCCCTTCATCGGCCAATTCGGTCTTCGCGCTGAGTTCGGAATTAACAAACCGAGCTACTATGGATTCGCATTGCTGCATCAACTCGGTGATCGCCGCATCGCCAACAACTCACCTGACATCATCGTCACGAAGTTATCCGATGGCAGCTTGAAGATCGCCGCATGGAACCTCGTCGATCCCGACCCTGACTCACTCAGCAAGGCTAAGCCCCGTACTCTCACCCTGGTTCTTCGCGGAACCTCTGCCTCGGCTCGCGCCACCACCCAGCGCGTCGACAATGAACACGGAAATGTCCTTCCCGAATACGCAAAGATCGGCAAACCGGACTACCCCACACCCCAGCAAGTCGAACAGTTGAATCGAGCTACCGCTCTCCCCACCCCAGAAGAGACTCATCTACAGGACCATCAACTCACCGTGACGCTCGAACCCAACGCACTGCTCCTCATCACCGTGACTCCATGA